GTGGAAACCGCCTGATGGCTGTGGGGCGGGGGGATCCTCAGGGCATGACAGGGGTCCCCCTTCCCCCCCTCGATTACGAGCTCAGCGCTCAGGCGGGTAGGCTAGCCCCTCGTAGGTCGTATGGGCCCATGGCGCCCAAACGCCGAGTGATGAGAAGTGAGCGAGGGTAGTCGTGGGCTCTGTTATCAAGAAGCGGCGCAAGCGGATGGCTAAGAAGAAGCACCGCAAGCTGCTCAAGCGCACGCGCGTTCAGCGTCGTAACAAGAAGTAAGGCGACGCCGCGCAAGCAGCGTGATTTGTGGCCCCCCACCACACCCGGTGGGGGGCCACACGCATACCCGGAATCGGATGCCGGGCGCTGTGCGTACGTCTGACACCGACTGGCTCGGTCTCGTCGTACGACTGTGGAAGTCGTCACTTCGTGCATTGGGCGGTCATCACAGCGCAACATCGACCCGCTAGGTTGGCCGCACACGGGGAACACGGCAGGGTACGCGGGGGACGAGTGCTGGAAGAGAGGCGCTGAATCTTGGGCAAGGTCGTGCTCGTGACCGG
Above is a window of Streptomyces sp. NBC_00490 DNA encoding:
- a CDS encoding 30S ribosomal protein bS22, whose amino-acid sequence is MGSVIKKRRKRMAKKKHRKLLKRTRVQRRNKK